The Vibrio syngnathi DNA window CGTTCTTGGCACACCCAGTCGTTGAAGCTGGGTAACCGGCCACTCAAGTAAATAAGCCAAAACGATTGCAACCAAAAGTGGGGCAATAAGGTGACCAAAGAAGTAGATCGTAATAAAGCCAAAGAGAATGATGGCAACCAAGCTGACAGCATGGGGATCAGAGAAACGTCGTTTATACCAACGATTGACCATTTCAAGCATCTGACTGCAATTCCTTTTTAGTGACGAGGAGATGATAGTAATTAGAGCAAACCTCAGTGATGACGTCATAGGCTTGCAGAGACAAAAAAGTAACAATATCTTTCATCGAGCTATTATCAGAGACATAAATTGACAATGATTGCCCTACTTCTAACTTTACACTGTGACGCTTGGCTAATAATAGTGCCACTGGACAGCGCTCTTGGCGTAAATCTAGAATATTAGGTGTCATTCTTGAGCTCGATGCTTATTATAAGGGTCGTATTGTAATCTGTTTTTGAAAACGCGCCATCATTCATTCACCTTCCTTCATGATAGCGCACGTACTCGGCAAAGGTTACATCAGATAGAGAACCAATTTGCATTGCACTTGTCTTACTGTCAGAAGAAACGGAGTATTACTGACTATATGTTTAAACGCGCTCGCTCAATTGCTTGCTTATGCATCGCAGCTACATTAAGCACCCCAACGTTGGCAAATACCAATGGTTTGGAGCTACCCGATATCGGCACCGCTGCTGGCGGCACACTCACTATCGATCAAGAGCTTATCTATGGTGATGCCTACATGCGCATCATCAGAAGCAGCCAGCCTATCGTAAACGACCCTGTTCTAAACCAGTATATTGATACACTTGGTCATCGCCTTGTCGCTAACGCAAATGATGTAAAGACACCTTTCCAGTTCTTTATGATCCGCGACCGCAACATCAACGCCTTTGCTTTCTTTGGTGGCTATGTTGCTTTGCACTCAGGTTTGTTCCTGCATGCACAGTCTGAAAGTGAATTGGCTTCTGTATTAGCGCACGAAATCGCGCACGTTACCCAACGTCACTTAGCCCGTAGCATGGAAGATCAAGCTCGCCGCTCTCCTGCAACCATCGCAGCACTAGCCGCTTCTGTATTATTAGCGATTGCAGCACCAGAAGCCGGTATCGCAGCTATCACTGCAACATCTGCTGGTAACATGCAAAGCCAAATAAACTACACCCGAAGTAATGAAAAAGAAGCCGACCGCTTTGGTATCAACACGCTTGCAAAAGCAGGATTCGATGTAAACGCTATGCCACGTTTCTTTGGCCGC harbors:
- a CDS encoding sulfurtransferase TusA family protein, with amino-acid sequence MTPNILDLRQERCPVALLLAKRHSVKLEVGQSLSIYVSDNSSMKDIVTFLSLQAYDVITEVCSNYYHLLVTKKELQSDA